The DNA window CCGCGCAGCGGCTCGGCGAGCTCGTCACGGGAGCCATCCTGGTTCGAGAGGCCATGGCGCCCACCCTGCGGCTGCAGGTCATTGCGAAGGACACCGCAGGTCGAGGCAGCCTGGTGGCCGATGCGCACCCGGACGGGTCCACACGGGGGCTCGTCACGTTGCGGGGGGGCGAGACGGAGATCGAGGTGGCAGGCGGCTCGCTGATCCAGGTGATGCGGAGCCTGCGCAACGGGGCCATCCAGCAAGGCGTGGTCGAAGTGCCCGAGGGCGGAGGCATCTCGCAGGGCCTGATGGCCTACATGCAGGAGTCGGAGCAGGTGGTGACGATGGTCTCGGTCGCGACGCTGCTGGACGAGCACGGCGTGGGGCGCTCGGGCGGGGTCCTCGTGCAGCTCCTGCCCGAGGTCGAGCGCGGACCCTTGATGGTGATGA is part of the Chondromyces crocatus genome and encodes:
- a CDS encoding Hsp33 family molecular chaperone HslO gives rise to the protein MSQPSEIVVRAITQDGAFRVITALTTQTVQGVVSAQQVTGATAQRLGELVTGAILVREAMAPTLRLQVIAKDTAGRGSLVADAHPDGSTRGLVTLRGGETEIEVAGGSLIQVMRSLRNGAIQQGVVEVPEGGGISQGLMAYMQESEQVVTMVSVATLLDEHGVGRSGGVLVQLLPEVERGPLMVMTERLREFEELGAVLANEEVTADKLLDELLYGMPFTRLEESALRYACQCSQVRVVTALATLPRSDIEEMVSDGEMLDINCDYCGKAYQVPPAALQALLTPS